From Pandoraea norimbergensis, the proteins below share one genomic window:
- a CDS encoding ABC transporter permease, whose protein sequence is MSMTTLQPVQAAPTASSAEAIKSGIQPVFRPEFVLEPVPAELSSIQRPLSTFETLYRLSWLRKTVILLVLALIWEIYGRWLDNALLFPSFTDTLEAFVGGITSGVLLLRAVVSLKTLLIGYGIGIALAAILTTVAISSKIGNDLLETLTAMFNPLPAIALLPLALIWFGLGNGSVIFVLVHSVLWAVALNTHSGFRGVSKTLRMVGQNYGLKRFALVQHVLIPAAFPSILTGLKVGWAFAWRTLIAAELVFGVSSGSGGLGWYIFENRNSLETANVFAGLFFVILIGLAVENLLFARIEKRTLHRWGMQH, encoded by the coding sequence ATTTCCATGACAACGTTGCAACCCGTGCAAGCCGCGCCGACGGCGTCCTCTGCCGAAGCCATCAAATCCGGCATCCAGCCCGTGTTCCGCCCCGAATTCGTACTGGAGCCGGTGCCCGCCGAACTCTCGTCGATCCAGCGCCCGCTCTCCACGTTCGAGACGCTTTACCGCCTGAGCTGGCTGCGCAAGACCGTCATCCTGCTGGTGCTGGCGCTGATCTGGGAAATCTACGGCCGCTGGCTCGACAACGCGCTGCTGTTCCCGAGCTTCACCGATACGTTGGAAGCCTTCGTCGGCGGTATCACGAGCGGTGTGTTGCTGCTGCGCGCAGTCGTCTCGCTCAAGACCCTGCTGATCGGCTACGGCATCGGTATCGCGCTGGCCGCGATACTCACGACGGTGGCCATCAGTTCGAAGATCGGCAACGACCTGCTCGAAACCCTCACGGCCATGTTCAACCCGCTGCCCGCGATTGCGCTGCTGCCGCTCGCGCTCATCTGGTTCGGTCTGGGCAACGGCAGCGTGATCTTCGTGCTGGTGCACTCGGTGCTGTGGGCCGTGGCGCTCAACACGCACAGCGGCTTTCGCGGCGTGTCGAAGACGCTGCGCATGGTGGGTCAGAACTACGGGCTCAAGCGCTTTGCGCTGGTGCAGCACGTGCTGATTCCGGCTGCGTTCCCGAGCATTCTCACCGGCCTGAAAGTGGGCTGGGCGTTTGCGTGGCGCACGCTGATCGCCGCCGAACTCGTGTTCGGTGTGTCGTCGGGGTCGGGCGGCCTTGGCTGGTACATCTTCGAGAACCGCAATTCGCTGGAGACGGCCAACGTGTTTGCCGGCCTGTTCTTCGTGATTCTGATTGGTCTGGCGGTAGAGAACCTGCTGTTTGCGCGCATCGAGAAGCGCACGCTGCACCGCTGGGGCATGCAGCACTGA
- a CDS encoding chorismate-binding protein, whose product MSIEAPLAAFALLDDSADPAGGARLYTGLVREVTCDEPGVLSDALREIEDATRHGLHAVLLADYEFGVRLAGVHTVATRRAPGQFRALLFRELQKLDAAQTQAWLAAQDDAPDANVAGNTGMAGSAGVAGVAALQRDVSEPAFDDAIARIHDWLSQGECYQINYTYRLNFDAFGSPVALYRRLRARQPVPYGALVVLPGARNVAGRAILSLSPELFLRHSRGQLEAKPMKGTAPASGDVARDTELSAALAADEKNRAENLMIVDLLRNDLGRIAVPGTVKVPKLFEVTRFASVLQMTSTVTATLPEQTPFHAVLRALYPCGSITGAPKHRTMQLIGELESSPRGLYTGAIGWLDAREDAPGELGDFCLSVAIRTLELESPRTDGLRRGRLGVGAGIVLDSTADEEWEECKLKARFLTALDPGFAIFETMQATRATGIAHLGRHLARMGKSAQYFGFRFDEAALRTQLGDVVKTLTEDDTHRVRLAISHDGTPAITHGVLTPLPRTVKVLLADAADATDATNTTRADDLFLRHKTTVRERYDAAWKHAEANGAFDTLFFNDRGELTEGGRSNVFVKLGGQWVTPPLACGVLPGVMRSVLLEDRAFNAVEAVMTRDDLLSAQAIVVCNALRGVVPAVVQLP is encoded by the coding sequence ATGTCTATTGAAGCGCCCTTGGCCGCGTTCGCACTGTTGGACGACAGTGCAGACCCGGCCGGCGGGGCGCGTCTGTATACCGGGCTCGTACGCGAGGTAACTTGCGACGAGCCCGGTGTGCTTTCCGACGCGCTACGCGAGATTGAAGACGCCACGCGTCACGGCCTGCACGCCGTGTTGCTGGCCGATTACGAATTCGGCGTGCGTCTGGCCGGTGTGCACACGGTGGCCACACGCCGCGCCCCCGGACAATTCCGCGCACTGCTGTTCCGTGAATTGCAGAAGCTCGACGCGGCACAGACGCAGGCTTGGCTGGCGGCGCAGGACGATGCGCCGGACGCCAACGTCGCGGGTAATACTGGCATGGCCGGTAGTGCTGGTGTCGCTGGTGTCGCCGCGCTTCAGCGCGACGTCAGCGAGCCCGCCTTCGACGACGCCATCGCTCGCATTCACGACTGGCTCTCGCAGGGCGAGTGCTACCAGATCAACTACACGTATCGCCTGAACTTCGACGCCTTCGGCTCGCCGGTCGCGTTGTATCGCCGCCTGCGTGCGCGTCAGCCGGTGCCGTACGGTGCGCTGGTGGTGCTGCCCGGCGCGCGTAACGTGGCGGGCCGGGCGATTCTTTCGCTGTCGCCTGAGTTGTTCCTGCGCCATTCGCGCGGGCAACTCGAAGCCAAGCCGATGAAGGGCACGGCGCCCGCCTCGGGCGATGTCGCGAGAGATACCGAACTTAGCGCAGCGTTGGCCGCCGACGAGAAGAACCGCGCCGAGAATCTGATGATCGTGGACTTGCTGCGCAACGATCTCGGCCGCATCGCGGTGCCCGGTACGGTCAAGGTGCCGAAGCTGTTCGAAGTCACGCGCTTCGCCAGCGTGTTGCAGATGACCTCGACGGTCACGGCCACGCTGCCCGAGCAGACGCCTTTTCACGCAGTTTTGCGCGCGTTGTATCCGTGCGGTTCGATCACCGGCGCGCCGAAGCATCGCACGATGCAATTGATCGGCGAACTGGAGTCATCGCCGCGTGGCCTCTACACCGGTGCCATTGGCTGGCTCGACGCACGAGAGGATGCCCCCGGCGAGTTAGGCGACTTCTGTCTGTCGGTCGCGATTCGCACGCTCGAACTCGAATCGCCGCGCACGGACGGTCTGCGTCGCGGACGGCTCGGTGTGGGCGCGGGGATCGTGCTCGACAGCACAGCGGACGAAGAGTGGGAAGAGTGCAAACTCAAGGCGCGTTTTCTGACCGCGCTCGATCCCGGCTTCGCGATCTTCGAGACGATGCAGGCGACGCGCGCCACGGGCATCGCGCATCTCGGTCGTCATCTTGCGCGTATGGGCAAGTCGGCGCAGTACTTCGGCTTCCGGTTCGACGAAGCCGCGCTGCGCACGCAACTGGGTGACGTGGTGAAGACGTTGACGGAAGACGACACGCATCGCGTGCGTCTGGCGATCTCGCATGACGGCACCCCGGCCATCACGCATGGCGTGCTGACACCACTGCCTCGCACCGTGAAAGTGCTGCTGGCCGATGCCGCCGATGCCACGGACGCCACCAATACGACGCGCGCCGACGATCTGTTCCTGCGTCACAAGACCACCGTGCGCGAGCGCTACGACGCCGCGTGGAAGCACGCCGAAGCCAACGGCGCGTTCGACACGCTGTTCTTCAACGACCGGGGAGAGTTGACCGAAGGCGGACGAAGCAATGTGTTCGTCAAGCTGGGTGGTCAGTGGGTGACACCGCCGCTCGCGTGCGGTGTGCTGCCCGGGGTGATGCGAAGTGTGTTGCTCGAAGACCGCGCATTCAACGCGGTCGAAGCGGTGATGACACGCGATGACCTGCTGAGTGCGCAGGCCATCGTCGTGTGCAATGCACTGCGAGGCGTGGTGCCCGCAGTCGTTCAACTGCCCTGA
- the hemH gene encoding ferrochelatase, which translates to MRFDPEPISHGQSGKTAVLLINLGTPDEPRPAAVRRYLREFLSDPRVVEIPPLIWQPLLRLVILPFRSRQSAQKYATVWTREGSPLKVNTEHQTTALRNLLHANDYDVVVDYAMRYGNPSIPDRIRALRQNGVERILLLPLYPQYSSSTTATATDAVYRVLARLRNQPDVRTVRDYHDHPAYIEALRQQVEGYWQQHGRPDFTAGERLLLSFHGVPRRTLDLGDPYHDQCVKTARLLAAALGLDETTCRLTFQSRFGKAEWLQPYTAPTLEELGRGGTPRVDVFCPGFTSDCLETLEEINMEGRHIYEAAGGKAFHFIPCLNGASAWITALGEIAARNLQGWPVLSPEGQADAAVAAAASTRARQVAAVAAFDEANAAANPGARA; encoded by the coding sequence ATGCGCTTCGATCCCGAACCTATTTCGCATGGCCAGTCCGGCAAGACCGCCGTTCTGCTGATCAACCTCGGCACCCCCGACGAGCCGCGTCCGGCGGCCGTGCGCCGATACCTGCGCGAGTTTTTGTCCGACCCGCGTGTGGTGGAAATTCCCCCGCTCATCTGGCAGCCGCTGCTGCGTCTCGTGATCCTGCCGTTCCGCTCGCGCCAGTCGGCGCAGAAGTACGCCACGGTCTGGACGCGCGAGGGCTCGCCGCTCAAGGTCAACACCGAGCACCAGACCACCGCGCTGCGCAACCTGCTGCACGCGAACGATTACGACGTCGTCGTCGATTACGCCATGCGGTACGGCAATCCGTCGATTCCGGACCGTATTCGCGCGCTGCGCCAGAACGGCGTCGAGCGCATTTTGCTGCTGCCGCTGTATCCGCAGTATTCGAGCAGCACGACGGCGACGGCCACCGACGCGGTGTACCGCGTGCTGGCCCGCCTGCGCAACCAGCCCGACGTGCGAACGGTGCGCGACTATCACGATCATCCCGCCTATATCGAGGCACTGCGCCAGCAAGTGGAAGGCTACTGGCAGCAGCACGGCCGTCCCGACTTCACCGCCGGCGAGCGTCTGCTGCTGAGTTTTCACGGGGTGCCGCGCCGCACGCTCGATCTGGGCGATCCGTACCACGATCAGTGTGTGAAGACCGCGCGCCTGCTGGCGGCGGCGCTCGGTCTCGACGAGACGACCTGCCGTCTCACGTTCCAGTCGCGTTTTGGCAAAGCCGAATGGCTTCAGCCGTACACGGCGCCGACGCTCGAAGAGCTGGGCCGTGGCGGCACGCCGCGCGTGGACGTGTTCTGCCCGGGCTTCACGTCCGACTGTCTCGAAACGCTGGAAGAAATCAATATGGAAGGCCGCCATATCTACGAAGCGGCGGGTGGCAAGGCGTTCCACTTCATTCCCTGCCTGAACGGTGCGAGCGCATGGATTACGGCGCTTGGCGAGATTGCCGCGCGCAATCTGCAAGGCTGGCCGGTGCTGTCCCCTGAAGGTCAGGCGGACGCCGCTGTTGCCGCCGCCGCGTCCACACGGGCGCGTCAGGTCGCGGCCGTGGCGGCATTCGATGAAGCGAATGCGGCGGCCAACCCCGGAGCGCGCGCATGA
- a CDS encoding ABC transporter substrate-binding protein, translated as MNRRHFTRWVSTLALAATTALSTVGNLAHAEASTVRLSHGYGILYLPLMVMRDQHLVEKHAKALGLGDVKTTWTILDGGNVINDAMLAGNLDVAGTGAPGFITLWSKAHGIPRSEVIGLSALSTGPLWLNTNNPNIKSLKDFTSKDKIAIPGIKTSLSAVLLQMAVAKTFGIENYAKLDPQTVSLSHPEAVSALLSGKTEITAHFTSPPFSYQELKDPRIKRVLNSTDVLGNITIDVVFAPKQFTVQNPKLVQAILAAQEEAAAYIAKDHVGAAQTFLRVSKMNLPQAEIEQMIADPGLQFTTTPNGLMQYVEFMGRAGTIKTRPAKWSDLFVPQIASRQGS; from the coding sequence ATGAATCGACGTCATTTCACGCGCTGGGTCAGCACCCTCGCGCTGGCCGCCACGACGGCACTTTCCACTGTCGGCAATCTGGCCCATGCCGAAGCCAGCACCGTGCGCCTCTCGCACGGCTACGGCATTCTCTATCTGCCGCTGATGGTCATGCGCGACCAGCATCTCGTCGAGAAGCACGCGAAGGCACTGGGGCTGGGTGACGTGAAAACCACGTGGACGATCCTCGACGGCGGCAACGTGATCAACGACGCCATGCTCGCGGGCAACCTTGACGTGGCTGGCACGGGCGCGCCCGGCTTCATCACGCTGTGGTCGAAGGCGCACGGCATTCCGCGCTCGGAAGTGATCGGTCTCTCGGCGCTGTCGACCGGCCCGCTCTGGCTGAACACGAACAACCCGAACATCAAGTCGCTCAAGGACTTCACGTCGAAAGACAAGATCGCGATTCCGGGCATCAAGACCTCGCTCTCCGCCGTGCTGCTGCAAATGGCCGTGGCGAAGACGTTCGGTATCGAGAACTACGCGAAGCTCGACCCGCAGACGGTCAGCCTGAGCCATCCGGAAGCCGTGAGCGCCCTGCTCTCAGGCAAAACGGAAATCACGGCCCACTTCACGTCGCCGCCGTTCTCGTATCAGGAATTGAAGGACCCGCGCATCAAGCGCGTGCTCAACTCGACGGACGTGCTCGGCAACATCACGATTGACGTGGTGTTCGCGCCGAAGCAGTTCACGGTGCAGAATCCGAAGCTGGTGCAGGCCATTCTCGCCGCACAGGAAGAAGCGGCCGCCTATATCGCGAAGGATCACGTGGGCGCCGCGCAGACCTTCCTGCGCGTGTCGAAGATGAACCTGCCGCAAGCCGAAATCGAGCAGATGATCGCCGACCCCGGCCTGCAATTCACCACGACGCCCAATGGCCTGATGCAGTACGTCGAGTTCATGGGCCGCGCGGGCACGATCAAGACGCGTCCGGCGAAATGGAGCGACCTGTTCGTGCCGCAAATCGCGTCGCGTCAGGGCAGTTGA
- a CDS encoding thioredoxin family protein has protein sequence MRGVDGTAFEAFSMRELTAATFDEGLLAAGDGLAVVFFWGVDCFNCEVAKKTMLSQREAIEALDLRWLHANVYADMALGRRFALHGVPTFFFFHHGKKLGRATGWQGLPQFRLAVAAAREKIAAAGGKTGPQEGS, from the coding sequence ATGCGCGGCGTAGACGGCACGGCTTTCGAGGCATTCTCGATGCGCGAGCTGACGGCGGCGACGTTCGACGAGGGCTTGCTGGCGGCGGGCGACGGACTCGCCGTGGTGTTTTTCTGGGGCGTCGACTGCTTTAACTGCGAAGTCGCCAAGAAAACCATGCTGTCGCAGCGTGAGGCCATCGAAGCGCTGGATTTGCGCTGGTTGCACGCCAATGTGTATGCCGATATGGCGCTGGGCCGGCGTTTCGCGCTGCACGGGGTGCCGACGTTTTTCTTCTTCCATCACGGTAAGAAACTGGGCCGGGCGACCGGCTGGCAGGGCTTGCCCCAGTTCCGGCTGGCGGTAGCCGCCGCCCGCGAGAAGATCGCGGCGGCCGGGGGCAAAACCGGACCGCAAGAAGGGTCTTGA
- the dnaJ gene encoding molecular chaperone DnaJ, translating to MAKRDYYEVLGVAKNADGDEIKKAYRKLAMKYHPDRNPDSKDAEDKFKEVKEAYEMLSEPEKRAAYDQYGHAGVDPNMGGFGGAGGQGYGGFADAFGDIFGDIFGQGGPGGGRGGGRGGPQVYRGADLRYNMEITLEQAANGFDTQIRVPSWEECEVCHGNGAKPGTKPETCPTCNGSGSVRMSQGFFSIQQTCPKCHGTGSYIPEPCTNCHGSGKLKKTKTLEIKIPAGIEDGMRIRSSGNGEPGVNGGPAGDLYVEIHIKAHNVFERDGDDLHCQMPISYATAALGGDIDAPTLHGKATFEVPEGTQTGKTFRLRGKGIKGLRASYPGDLYVHVQVETPVKLDDKQKQMLRDFDASLKEGGARHSPQTKGWFDRVKQFFE from the coding sequence ATGGCCAAACGTGATTACTACGAAGTCCTTGGCGTCGCCAAGAACGCCGACGGCGACGAAATCAAGAAGGCATATCGCAAGCTGGCGATGAAGTACCATCCGGACCGCAATCCGGACAGCAAGGACGCCGAAGATAAATTCAAGGAAGTCAAAGAGGCCTACGAGATGCTCTCCGAGCCGGAGAAGCGCGCGGCGTACGACCAGTACGGTCACGCGGGCGTCGACCCGAACATGGGCGGCTTCGGCGGTGCGGGCGGTCAGGGCTACGGTGGCTTTGCCGATGCGTTCGGCGACATCTTCGGCGACATCTTCGGTCAGGGCGGCCCCGGTGGCGGCCGTGGCGGTGGCCGCGGCGGTCCGCAGGTGTATCGCGGTGCCGACCTGCGCTACAACATGGAAATTACGCTGGAGCAGGCTGCCAACGGCTTCGACACGCAGATTCGCGTGCCGAGCTGGGAAGAGTGCGAAGTCTGCCACGGCAACGGCGCCAAGCCGGGCACCAAGCCCGAAACCTGCCCGACCTGTAACGGCTCGGGTTCGGTGCGCATGTCGCAAGGTTTCTTCAGCATTCAGCAGACCTGCCCGAAGTGCCACGGCACGGGTTCGTACATTCCTGAGCCCTGCACCAACTGCCACGGCTCGGGCAAGCTCAAGAAGACCAAGACGCTGGAAATCAAGATTCCGGCGGGTATCGAAGACGGCATGCGCATTCGCTCATCGGGCAACGGTGAGCCGGGTGTGAACGGCGGTCCTGCGGGCGACCTGTATGTGGAAATCCACATCAAGGCGCACAACGTGTTCGAGCGCGACGGCGACGATCTGCATTGCCAGATGCCGATTTCGTACGCGACGGCAGCACTGGGCGGCGACATCGACGCCCCGACGCTGCACGGCAAGGCCACTTTCGAAGTGCCCGAAGGCACGCAGACGGGTAAGACGTTCCGCCTGCGCGGCAAGGGCATCAAGGGGCTGCGCGCGAGCTATCCGGGTGATCTGTACGTGCATGTGCAGGTGGAAACGCCGGTCAAGCTCGACGACAAGCAGAAGCAGATGCTGCGCGACTTCGACGCTTCGCTCAAGGAAGGCGGCGCGCGTCACAGCCCGCAGACCAAGGGCTGGTTCGACCGTGTGAAGCAGTTCTTCGAGTAA
- the dnaK gene encoding molecular chaperone DnaK, whose amino-acid sequence MGKIIGIDLGTTNSCVAVMEGNQVKIIENAEGARTTPSIIAYVEDGEILVGAPAKRQAVTNPRNTLYAVKRLIGRRFEEKEVQKDIGLMPYKIVKADNGDAWVEARDQKLAPPQVSAEVLRKMKKTAEDYLGEPVTEAVITVPAYFNDSQRQATKDAGRIAGLEVKRIINEPTAAALAFGLDKKEGGDRKIAVYDLGGGTFDISIIEIADVDGEHQFEVLSTNGDTFLGGEDFDQRIIDYIIGEFKKEQGVDLSKDVLALQRLKEAAEKAKIELSSAQQTEINLPYITADASGPKHLNLKITRAKLEALVEELIERTIEPCRLAIKDAGVKVSDIDDVILVGGMTRMPKVQDKVKEFFGKEPRKDVNPDEAVAAGASIQGSVLSGDRKDVLLLDVTPLSLGIETLGGVMTKMITKNTTIPTKHSQVFSTADDNQPAVTIKVYQGEREMAAGNKSLGEFNLEGIPPAARGTPQIEVTFDIDANGILHVGAKDKATGKENKIVIKANSGLSDAEIEKMVKDAELNAEEDKKARELADSRNQGDALVHSTRKALTEYGDKIEASEKEAIESAITALEGALRGSDKADIDAKVEALGTASQKLGEKMYADMQAQAGAAGAAGGEQGKPHDDNVVDAEVKEVNDKK is encoded by the coding sequence ATGGGCAAGATTATCGGTATCGACTTGGGCACCACGAACTCGTGCGTGGCCGTGATGGAAGGCAATCAGGTCAAGATCATTGAAAACGCGGAAGGTGCTCGCACCACGCCGTCGATCATCGCTTATGTCGAAGACGGCGAGATTCTGGTCGGCGCGCCGGCCAAGCGTCAGGCAGTGACCAACCCGCGTAACACGCTGTACGCGGTGAAGCGCCTGATCGGCCGCCGTTTCGAAGAAAAAGAAGTGCAGAAGGACATCGGCCTGATGCCCTACAAGATCGTCAAGGCCGACAACGGCGACGCCTGGGTGGAAGCGCGTGACCAGAAACTGGCCCCGCCGCAGGTTTCCGCCGAAGTGCTGCGCAAGATGAAGAAGACCGCCGAAGACTATCTGGGCGAGCCGGTCACGGAAGCCGTGATCACGGTGCCGGCGTACTTCAACGACAGCCAGCGCCAAGCCACCAAGGACGCAGGCCGCATCGCCGGTCTGGAAGTCAAGCGCATCATCAACGAGCCGACCGCCGCCGCACTGGCTTTCGGTCTGGACAAGAAAGAAGGCGGCGACCGCAAGATTGCCGTGTATGACCTGGGTGGCGGCACGTTCGACATCTCGATCATCGAAATCGCCGACGTAGACGGCGAGCACCAGTTCGAAGTGCTGTCGACCAACGGCGACACGTTCCTGGGCGGCGAAGACTTCGACCAACGCATCATCGACTACATCATCGGCGAGTTCAAGAAAGAACAAGGCGTCGATCTGTCGAAGGACGTGCTGGCGCTGCAACGCCTGAAGGAAGCCGCTGAAAAGGCCAAGATCGAACTGTCGTCGGCCCAGCAGACCGAAATCAACCTGCCGTACATCACGGCTGACGCCTCGGGTCCGAAGCACTTGAACCTGAAGATCACGCGCGCCAAGCTCGAAGCGCTGGTCGAAGAGCTGATCGAACGCACGATCGAGCCCTGCCGTCTGGCCATCAAGGATGCCGGCGTGAAGGTGAGCGACATCGACGACGTGATTCTGGTCGGTGGTATGACCCGCATGCCGAAGGTGCAGGACAAGGTGAAGGAGTTCTTCGGCAAGGAACCGCGTAAGGACGTGAACCCGGACGAAGCCGTGGCCGCGGGTGCCTCGATTCAAGGTTCGGTGCTCTCCGGCGATCGCAAGGACGTGCTGCTGCTCGACGTGACCCCGCTGTCGCTGGGTATCGAAACGCTGGGCGGCGTGATGACCAAGATGATCACGAAGAACACCACGATCCCGACGAAGCACTCGCAAGTGTTCTCGACGGCTGACGACAACCAGCCGGCCGTGACGATCAAGGTGTATCAGGGTGAGCGCGAGATGGCCGCCGGCAACAAGTCGCTGGGCGAGTTCAACCTCGAAGGCATTCCGCCGGCTGCCCGTGGCACGCCGCAGATTGAAGTGACCTTCGACATCGACGCCAACGGTATTCTGCACGTGGGCGCCAAGGACAAGGCCACCGGCAAGGAAAACAAGATCGTCATCAAGGCGAACTCGGGTCTGTCGGACGCCGAGATCGAGAAGATGGTCAAGGACGCCGAGCTGAACGCCGAAGAAGACAAGAAGGCCCGCGAACTGGCGGACTCCCGTAACCAGGGCGATGCGCTGGTGCACAGCACCCGCAAGGCGCTGACCGAGTACGGCGACAAGATCGAGGCTTCGGAAAAAGAAGCGATCGAGTCGGCCATTACGGCACTCGAAGGCGCACTGCGCGGTTCGGACAAGGCTGATATCGATGCCAAGGTCGAAGCGCTGGGTACTGCGAGCCAGAAGCTCGGCGAAAAGATGTACGCCGACATGCAAGCTCAGGCAGGCGCCGCAGGTGCTGCCGGTGGCGAGCAAGGCAAGCCGCATGACGACAACGTGGTTGACGCCGAAGTGAAGGAAGTCAACGACAAGAAGTAA
- the grpE gene encoding nucleotide exchange factor GrpE: MTEQQNTPDQPIPSQADAAPTDAAGATDALPSVEALLLAAQAEAADLRDQLLRARAETENIRRRSQEDVTKAHKFAVESFAENLLPVIDSLEAAAADTSGDVTKLQEGVQLTLRQLLAALERGRVSVIDPAGAKFDPHQHQAISMVPADQEPNTVVQVLQKGYLISERVLRPALVTVAAAK, translated from the coding sequence ATGACTGAACAGCAAAACACTCCCGACCAGCCGATTCCGTCCCAGGCCGACGCGGCCCCGACCGACGCTGCGGGCGCGACCGACGCGCTGCCCTCGGTCGAGGCACTGCTGCTTGCAGCACAGGCCGAAGCGGCCGATCTGCGCGACCAGCTCCTGCGCGCGCGCGCCGAGACCGAGAACATCCGCCGCCGGTCGCAGGAAGACGTGACCAAGGCCCACAAGTTTGCCGTGGAATCCTTCGCCGAGAACCTCCTGCCGGTGATCGACAGCCTGGAAGCTGCCGCCGCCGACACCAGTGGCGACGTGACCAAGCTGCAAGAAGGCGTGCAACTGACGCTGCGCCAACTGCTGGCGGCGCTGGAGCGCGGCCGGGTCAGCGTGATCGACCCCGCAGGCGCCAAGTTCGACCCGCATCAGCATCAGGCCATCTCGATGGTGCCGGCCGATCAGGAGCCGAACACCGTCGTGCAAGTGCTCCAGAAGGGTTACTTGATTTCCGAGCGCGTGCTGCGCCCGGCGCTGGTGACCGTGGCTGCCGCCAAGTAA
- a CDS encoding RNA-binding S4 domain-containing protein: MTVKVDDSAHAATRIDKWLWAARFFKTRSLATQAVDRGRVLCNEVRVKPARDVRPGDILSVDNGSTRWEVRIKAIAEVRGSAPIAQSLYEETEASIRARAEESERRQLFQEPAAQMHGRPTKRDRRRIGGLGD; encoded by the coding sequence ATGACGGTGAAGGTTGATGATTCTGCCCACGCCGCCACGCGTATCGACAAATGGCTGTGGGCCGCCCGCTTCTTCAAAACCCGTTCGCTCGCCACGCAGGCGGTAGATCGCGGTCGCGTGTTGTGCAACGAAGTGCGCGTGAAACCGGCGCGCGACGTGCGTCCCGGTGACATCCTGTCGGTCGATAACGGCAGCACGCGCTGGGAAGTCCGTATCAAAGCGATTGCCGAGGTGCGCGGCTCCGCGCCCATCGCCCAGTCGCTCTATGAGGAAACCGAAGCCAGTATTCGTGCGCGCGCTGAAGAAAGTGAGCGCCGGCAACTGTTTCAGGAGCCGGCGGCGCAGATGCACGGCCGCCCGACCAAGCGTGACCGCCGCCGCATCGGCGGGCTGGGCGATTAG